Proteins from a genomic interval of Choristoneura fumiferana chromosome 12, NRCan_CFum_1, whole genome shotgun sequence:
- the LOC141433644 gene encoding uncharacterized protein — protein MYRAFLGLAEAKLATCPYLIGDPNAANAYNFKVKLYMLERAQTVTLVPEPIKRIIDAIDVIHLNETKYVPVVAGQLRDEDGELVPRPENLLLSNLREVVVALSRETTACKYRAAFKDNCPIPGAVWDNCLLANPDEIMPADYNLVDSLWDDMWPLCMFVMRIRQRYPCLAGGTLLPKGASASRAALISSYMSDLHAMPRLTGEPVQAYCRRCHPQGFLGSYYELEEMTDAERVAGQVALLGELPNAAVLGDLARQIMDVHRLRQGQFDPAGNHVYGDYTTALMVSNEGLLFPAPAGAAGAAGAAGAPCADRPAAGGAPERNCRGWVTRTGQPDDCVDF, from the exons ATGTACCGCGCCTTCCTGGGGCTCGCGGAGGCCAAGCTCGCCACGTGCCCGTACCTCATCGGCGACCCGAACGCCGCCAACGCGTACAACTTCAAGGTCAAGCTGTACATGCTGGAGCGCGCGCAGACGGTCACTCTGGTCCCGGAGCCCATCAAGCGGATCATAGACGCTATCGACGTGATACATCTAAACGAGACCAAGTACGTCCCCGTGGTGGCGGGGCAGCTGCGCGACGAGGACGGCGAGCTCGTCCCGCGCCCCGAGAACCTCCTGCTCAGCAACCTGCGCGAGGTCGTGGTGGCGCTGTCAAGGGAGACCACGGCGTGCAAGTACCGCGCCGCCTTCAAGGACAACTGCCCCATCCCGGGCGCCGTCTGGGACAACTGCCTGCTCGCCAACCCCGACGAGATCATGCCCGCAGACTACAACCTCGTGGACAGTCTGTGGGACGACATGTGGCCGCTCTGTATGTTCGTGATGCGCATCCGACAGAG GTACCCGTGCCTCGCGGGCGGGACGCTGCTGCCGAAGGGCGCGAGCGCGAGTCGCGCGGCGCTCATCTCGAGCTACATGAGCGATCTGCACGCCATGCCGCGGCTGACCGGCGAGCCCGTGCAGGCCTACTGCCGCCGCTGCCACCCGCAG GGCTTCCTCGGGTCGTACTACGAGCTGGAGGAGATGACGGACGCGGAGCGCGTGGCCGGGCAGGTGGCGCTGCTGGGCGAGCTGCCCAACGCGGCCGTGCTGGGCGACCTGGCGCGCCAGATCATGGACGTCCACCGGCTGCGGCAGGGCCAGTTCGACCCGGCGGGCAACCACGTGTACGGGGACTACACCACGGCGCTCATGGTGTCCAACGAGGGACTGCTGTTCCCGGCGCCGGCGGGGgctgcgggggcggcgggggcggcgggggcgccCTGCGCGGACAGGCCCGCGGCGGGGGGCGCGCCCGAGCGGAACTGCCGCGGGTGGGTCACGCGCACAGGACAACCCGACGACTGCGTCGACTTCTAA